DNA from Candidatus Atribacteria bacterium:
CTACCGTAATGTCTTCCGGTCTGATTCCTAATACTATAACCTCTTCATTATTTACTTTTTCCCTTACTAAATCTCTTATGGGAGAAATGTCTAATTTAAACTGTAAAAAATCTAACACTGTTTTATTTTGGTTATATTTTATAGAGCAATCGAGAAGGTTCATTGGAGGGTCCCCGATAAACCCAGCTACAAACACATTTTCTGGATTCTTATAGACCTCTTTTGGGGTCCCTATCTGCATGATAACCCCTTTATCTAATATCGCAATTCTATCGGATATAGCCATGGCCTCTTTCTGGTCATGTGTAACATAGATTGCGGTTGTTTTCATCTCTTTTTGTATATGTTTTAGGAAACTTCGCGCCTCTGTTCGTAGTTTTGCATCTAAATTACTGAGCGGTTCATCGAATAGAAAAACATTTGGTTCTTGTACCATAGCTCTACCTAGAGCCACTCTTTGCTGCTGTCCACCACTGATTTGGTTGGGTTTTCTGCTTAATAGCTCCTCGGTTTGGAGATTTTTTGCTATTTCAGTAACCTTATGTATTATTTCCTTTTGGGGCTGTTTCCGAATTTTTAAAGGATAGGCTATATTGTCAAAAACGTTCATATGTGGAAAAAGTGCATAATTTTGAAATACCATACCTATATTACGATCTTTTGGTAATAATTTCTCTACATTCTTGCCTTTGATGTAAATATTACCTGATTGGGGTACCTCTAATCCGGCTATTAGTCTTAAGGTCGTAGTCTTTCCGCAACCCGAAGGACCTAATAGGGTAAATAATTCACCTTTGTTGACTTGAAAGC
Protein-coding regions in this window:
- a CDS encoding ABC transporter ATP-binding protein, whose protein sequence is MHDVAFEKVTKKFGKVVAVNNISFQVNKGELFTLLGPSGCGKTTTLRLIAGLEVPQSGNIYIKGKNVEKLLPKDRNIGMVFQNYALFPHMNVFDNIAYPLKIRKQPQKEIIHKVTEIAKNLQTEELLSRKPNQISGGQQQRVALGRAMVQEPNVFLFDEPLSNLDAKLRTEARSFLKHIQKEMKTTAIYVTHDQKEAMAISDRIAILDKGVIMQIGTPKEVYKNPENVFVAGFIGDPPMNLLDCSIKYNQNKTVLDFLQFKLDISPIRDLVREKVNNEEVIVLGIRPEDITV